One genomic segment of Desulfomicrobium sp. ZS1 includes these proteins:
- a CDS encoding exodeoxyribonuclease III — protein sequence MILRMHSWNVNGFRAVLGKGFRDWLDRAAPDVLGLQEVKAEEGQVGGDRLFGGYHCYWNAARSKKGYSGTACYSRLEPLAVQRGLPDTRFQGEGRVIRLEFEKFHYFNIYFPNGQMSQDRLDYKLGFYDAFLAHAQELRRDKPIVVCGDFNTAHREIDLKNPKANEKTSGFLPIERAWMDRFVAHGYVDTFRHCHGDVEDAYSWWTYRFGARSRNVGWRIDYFFVSEELSSAVRDAWIEADVPGSDHCPVGLALELP from the coding sequence ATGATCCTGCGCATGCATTCCTGGAATGTGAATGGATTTCGGGCCGTCCTCGGCAAGGGTTTTCGCGACTGGCTCGATCGGGCCGCACCCGACGTGCTCGGGCTGCAGGAGGTCAAGGCCGAGGAGGGACAGGTCGGCGGGGATCGCCTCTTTGGCGGCTATCACTGCTACTGGAACGCGGCGCGCAGCAAGAAGGGCTATTCCGGCACGGCCTGCTACAGCCGTCTTGAGCCCTTGGCCGTGCAGCGGGGCCTGCCCGACACCCGCTTTCAGGGTGAGGGGCGGGTCATTCGCCTTGAGTTCGAGAAATTCCACTACTTCAACATCTATTTTCCCAACGGCCAAATGAGTCAGGATCGTCTGGACTACAAGCTGGGCTTCTACGACGCATTTCTGGCGCACGCCCAGGAACTGCGACGGGATAAGCCCATCGTGGTCTGCGGGGATTTCAACACCGCCCACCGCGAAATCGATCTCAAGAACCCCAAGGCCAACGAGAAGACCTCCGGCTTTCTGCCCATTGAGCGGGCCTGGATGGACCGTTTCGTGGCGCACGGGTACGTGGATACTTTTCGCCACTGCCACGGGGATGTGGAGGACGCCTATTCGTGGTGGACGTACCGTTTCGGGGCCAGATCACGAAATGTGGGCTGGCGTATCGATTATTTTTTTGTTTCCGAGGAACTGAGCAGCGCGGTCAGGGACGCATGGATCGAGGCCGATGTGCCCGGTTCCGATCATTGCCCGGTGGGGCTGGCGCTTGAATTGCCATAA
- a CDS encoding glycosyltransferase family 9 protein yields the protein MHTLVINLTRFGDLLQTQPVFSGLRRRGGSAGLVCLDSFKGAAALLRDVEQVRVLPGARLLAQLDRGWPLAVEELTSWLDHTPHAPFDQLVNLTPTLSARLLSRAMHDGRIEGFGLDDHGFGEYSTPWATFLQAASAHRGCSPFNLVDLFQRVAGLDPGEFRLQTPKAPALACADALLGSRAEKRVAFQLGASQDYRRWPVASFVRAGRVLWAKTGRMPVLLGTASESHLAREFMDLADYPCTDLTGRTDLTTLAAVLTRMDLLLTNDTGTMHLAAGLGVPVAAVFLATAQPFDTGPYLEGSLSLEPDLPCHPCSFGEKCPHGLACRDSIDGEAVGDMLAGYLDLKSWNVAPGFKGRVWQARRDEAGFMDLFSVSGHEGQDRSRWIRIQREVYRQFLDQKPGVGNFSWPASDSDFRDALVRDLERGALMLTLVEEQGHVLALRPDAPMKPKFLVNCQNLEDFFSRSPSFGILGPMWRFQSRAESVSMAAFLELCVRYRGLLDVFKRRLMLA from the coding sequence ATGCATACTCTGGTCATCAATTTGACCCGCTTCGGCGATCTGTTGCAGACCCAGCCAGTCTTCAGCGGATTGCGACGGCGGGGCGGCAGCGCGGGGCTGGTTTGTCTGGACTCTTTCAAGGGTGCGGCCGCTCTCTTGCGCGATGTGGAGCAGGTCCGGGTTCTGCCCGGAGCGCGTCTCCTGGCGCAGTTGGACCGGGGCTGGCCTCTGGCCGTGGAGGAATTGACCTCCTGGCTGGACCACACGCCGCACGCGCCCTTTGACCAGCTTGTGAACCTCACACCGACCCTGTCCGCTCGCCTTTTGAGCCGCGCCATGCACGACGGACGGATAGAGGGCTTTGGACTCGATGACCATGGCTTTGGCGAGTATTCCACTCCCTGGGCGACTTTTCTGCAGGCGGCCTCCGCTCATCGCGGGTGCAGTCCTTTCAATCTGGTCGATCTGTTTCAGCGCGTGGCCGGTCTTGACCCCGGAGAATTCCGGCTTCAAACGCCGAAGGCTCCGGCGCTGGCCTGCGCGGACGCGCTGCTTGGAAGCCGGGCCGAAAAGCGGGTCGCCTTTCAGCTCGGAGCCAGCCAGGATTACAGGCGCTGGCCCGTGGCTTCTTTTGTGCGGGCCGGGCGCGTGTTGTGGGCAAAGACCGGACGCATGCCCGTGCTCTTGGGCACGGCCTCCGAGAGTCATCTGGCGCGGGAATTCATGGATCTGGCCGATTACCCCTGCACGGACCTGACCGGCCGGACAGACCTGACGACTCTGGCGGCGGTGCTGACGCGCATGGACCTTTTGCTTACCAACGACACGGGCACCATGCATCTGGCGGCCGGGCTTGGCGTGCCGGTGGCGGCGGTGTTCCTGGCCACGGCCCAGCCCTTCGACACCGGGCCGTATCTGGAAGGCAGCCTCAGCCTGGAGCCGGATCTGCCCTGCCACCCCTGCTCTTTCGGGGAGAAGTGTCCCCATGGGCTGGCTTGCCGCGATTCCATCGACGGCGAGGCCGTCGGGGACATGCTGGCCGGGTATCTGGATCTGAAATCCTGGAACGTCGCGCCAGGCTTCAAGGGAAGGGTCTGGCAGGCCCGGCGCGATGAAGCTGGATTCATGGATCTTTTTTCCGTGTCCGGTCATGAGGGGCAGGATCGCAGCCGATGGATCAGGATTCAGCGCGAGGTCTATCGTCAATTTCTTGACCAGAAACCGGGGGTGGGAAATTTTTCCTGGCCCGCGTCCGATTCCGACTTCCGGGACGCCCTTGTGCGCGATCTGGAACGCGGCGCCCTCATGCTGACCCTGGTCGAAGAGCAGGGCCATGTTCTGGCGCTTCGTCCGGATGCGCCTATGAAGCCGAAATTTCTTGTCAACTGTCAGAATTTAGAAGACTTTTTTTCCAGGAGCCCGTCTTTTGGGATACTTGGCCCCATGTGGCGATTCCAGTCCAGAGCCGAGTCCGTGAGCATGGCGGCCTTCCTTGAATTGTGCGTCCGGTACCGCGGTCTGCTCGATGTTTTCAAACGTCGGCTCATGCTGGCATGA
- a CDS encoding TetR/AcrR family transcriptional regulator: MSKRDEILAAAQALFAEYGYAGTTMRMIAERAGVAFGLVSHYFGNKEKLFLVAGHEMIDAMLLGIRRDMEAANNGLQAVDIFVNSYLSYTLANRATFPTLIRCSPFSDDNPHLDRQKIGVKFEELIREIEVNLERGIADGTIVQVPVKDCALMIYAAMVGAVRTVFLSPFGEPGLFEETRRFIQRSLRRGD; the protein is encoded by the coding sequence GTGAGTAAACGTGACGAGATTTTGGCGGCGGCCCAGGCCCTTTTCGCCGAGTACGGCTACGCCGGCACGACCATGCGCATGATCGCCGAGCGTGCGGGGGTGGCGTTCGGGCTTGTGTCCCATTACTTCGGAAACAAGGAGAAGCTGTTTCTGGTGGCCGGGCATGAGATGATCGACGCCATGCTGCTGGGTATCAGGCGGGATATGGAGGCGGCCAATAACGGGCTGCAGGCCGTGGATATTTTCGTGAATTCCTATCTCTCCTACACCCTGGCCAACCGGGCGACCTTTCCCACCCTGATCCGCTGTTCGCCGTTCAGCGACGACAATCCGCATCTGGATCGCCAGAAGATCGGAGTGAAATTCGAGGAATTGATCAGGGAAATCGAGGTCAATCTGGAGCGCGGCATCGCCGACGGGACCATCGTCCAGGTTCCGGTCAAGGACTGCGCCCTCATGATCTATGCGGCCATGGTCGGGGCGGTGCGAACGGTTTTTCTCAGCCCCTTCGGCGAGCCGGGACTTTTCGAGGAAACCAGGCGTTTTATTCAGCGGTCGTTGCGCCGGGGTGATTGA
- a CDS encoding M48 family metallopeptidase: protein MTCIESLLAKVTKPVAPRLLCNGFVCWLAHSQPLPVSFLQTLTDIGGWSLAEENSQTLWFFPSSEVMLGLARLYNWARLHPMGTSVTVFEGSLIVDDKLGQSLKVKSELRSLCVEFPKRLVVRVSARMRELGRTLTGLSFKHVQNPDGLAGEWFELEGSEQVSVSYKLNWLWVIRPLGARQDKTFTKGWRAYYDRLEAIFQQYKVSYLLAEDQNLVLRVASPRVMGALTSELLAMIEDQGAPAWPCKYMAVEMGDQPFTPEFASKVRYVMDSLESNALHLPLATIFQIADSRIMPVDSRASMDNSKLTDLFQVRFHSSKSGRRRGSLNIFLPSSLISGGESPCFYCGLRTHQPRKCPSRMLQPGNVQVTDMSRFARTDINALPAILTGLEKQVAPDIIRGLTGLLGEKTDSGLVVRSMFEVNMVCQLRTMASVWRAKGKEWPRGIEEQRPQSDAQLWEALEALRTGSLERAMEKVDHVVLSSPKNYQPRVLLGFMAMERDEFKRALGFWDEAESLAYTSLQRSYIQLLQGRLREVTGDFSEAIRLYGRALGESPRFSQARYRQAVCLIKSGYLNEAQALIRELIKDNPDYFSTVLLDTELEGGRSHLLSDLWEIWDDAKTRSAEVIGAVEHLPDLLDKWLPSDHDAYNMFHVRIEDLNTYAGVNNYASMAKLLRGTIAIRADIQARVKKDIQELANRRTAIRERLKKIQREASWFPFPSMLGSFNKLFNSCGEGVSLIGHLDLYVPEKFRQGHEAMRQAEQNLDKLEKKLLLLQGVRNGILFLLLSGKYLLIFEIIALILAGGVSVGLYYLAPDQVIMGRNLRQERWLILNITLIFFSFLAFVATAIKAASNFETYKNEILDKGE, encoded by the coding sequence ATGACCTGTATCGAGTCTCTCCTGGCAAAGGTGACAAAGCCCGTCGCGCCGAGACTGCTATGCAATGGCTTTGTCTGCTGGCTGGCTCACTCCCAGCCCCTGCCCGTCAGTTTTCTGCAGACCCTGACTGACATAGGCGGCTGGTCCTTGGCGGAAGAAAATTCGCAGACCCTGTGGTTTTTTCCGTCCTCCGAAGTCATGCTCGGATTGGCTCGGCTTTATAACTGGGCCAGGCTTCATCCCATGGGCACGAGCGTGACCGTCTTCGAGGGCAGCCTCATTGTGGACGACAAGCTCGGACAGTCCCTCAAGGTCAAGTCGGAGCTGCGTTCTCTTTGCGTGGAATTCCCCAAGCGGCTCGTTGTGCGCGTCAGCGCGCGCATGCGCGAACTCGGACGAACCTTGACCGGTCTCTCCTTCAAGCATGTGCAGAACCCGGACGGGTTGGCCGGCGAATGGTTCGAGCTGGAAGGCAGCGAGCAGGTCAGCGTATCCTACAAGCTGAACTGGCTTTGGGTCATCCGCCCTCTGGGCGCTCGGCAGGACAAGACCTTCACCAAGGGCTGGCGGGCCTACTACGACCGTCTGGAAGCGATCTTCCAGCAGTACAAGGTTTCCTATCTGCTGGCCGAGGATCAAAATCTGGTCCTGCGCGTGGCGTCGCCGCGCGTCATGGGCGCTCTGACCTCGGAGTTGCTGGCCATGATCGAAGACCAGGGGGCTCCGGCCTGGCCTTGCAAATACATGGCCGTGGAGATGGGCGATCAGCCCTTTACTCCGGAATTCGCGAGCAAGGTCCGCTACGTCATGGATTCCCTTGAATCCAATGCCCTGCACCTGCCCCTGGCCACGATCTTCCAGATCGCCGATTCCAGGATCATGCCGGTGGATTCGCGCGCCTCCATGGATAATTCCAAGTTGACCGACCTGTTTCAGGTCCGTTTTCATTCCAGCAAGAGCGGAAGGCGGCGCGGCAGCTTGAATATTTTTCTGCCTTCAAGCCTGATTTCCGGCGGCGAGAGCCCCTGTTTTTATTGCGGACTGCGTACGCACCAGCCGCGAAAATGTCCCTCACGGATGCTGCAGCCCGGGAACGTGCAGGTCACGGACATGTCCCGTTTTGCCCGCACGGATATCAATGCCTTGCCTGCGATCCTGACAGGGCTTGAAAAGCAGGTCGCGCCGGATATCATTCGCGGGTTGACCGGGTTGCTGGGGGAAAAGACCGACTCGGGCCTTGTTGTTCGGTCCATGTTCGAGGTCAACATGGTCTGCCAACTGCGCACCATGGCCTCTGTCTGGCGCGCCAAGGGCAAGGAGTGGCCGCGCGGCATAGAAGAGCAGCGGCCGCAAAGCGATGCGCAACTGTGGGAGGCGCTGGAGGCCCTGCGCACGGGGAGTCTGGAGCGGGCCATGGAGAAGGTCGACCATGTCGTGCTCAGTTCGCCCAAGAATTATCAGCCACGGGTGCTGCTGGGTTTCATGGCCATGGAGCGCGACGAGTTCAAGCGGGCCCTCGGGTTCTGGGATGAAGCCGAGAGCCTGGCCTATACCAGTTTGCAGCGCTCCTACATTCAGCTCCTTCAAGGCCGCCTGCGGGAGGTCACGGGCGATTTTTCCGAAGCCATCCGCCTTTACGGCCGGGCGCTTGGAGAATCCCCGAGGTTCAGTCAGGCGCGCTACAGGCAGGCCGTCTGCCTGATCAAGTCCGGATACCTCAATGAGGCCCAGGCCCTCATCCGTGAACTGATCAAGGACAATCCCGATTACTTCAGCACCGTGCTGCTCGACACCGAACTCGAAGGAGGGCGTTCCCACCTGCTGAGCGATTTGTGGGAGATCTGGGACGATGCCAAGACCAGGTCGGCAGAGGTTATCGGCGCGGTGGAGCATCTGCCGGACCTCTTGGACAAATGGCTGCCCTCGGATCACGATGCCTACAACATGTTCCATGTGCGCATCGAGGATCTGAACACCTACGCCGGAGTCAACAATTATGCCTCCATGGCCAAACTGTTGCGTGGCACCATCGCCATCCGCGCGGATATCCAGGCCCGGGTCAAGAAGGATATCCAGGAGCTGGCCAACCGCCGAACGGCCATTCGGGAGCGGCTCAAGAAAATCCAGCGGGAAGCGTCCTGGTTTCCTTTTCCGTCGATGCTCGGGTCTTTCAACAAACTTTTCAATTCATGCGGTGAAGGGGTGAGCCTCATCGGTCATCTTGACCTCTACGTTCCGGAAAAATTTCGGCAGGGACATGAGGCCATGCGCCAGGCCGAGCAGAACCTGGACAAACTTGAAAAAAAGCTCCTGCTGCTGCAAGGCGTGCGAAACGGTATTCTTTTTCTGCTGTTGTCCGGCAAATATCTGCTCATCTTCGAGATCATTGCCCTCATATTGGCCGGGGGCGTGTCCGTTGGGCTCTACTATCTGGCTCCGGATCAGGTCATCATGGGCCGCAACCTGCGCCAGGAAAGGTGGCTGATCCTCAATATCACGCTCATCTTTTTTTCCTTTCTCGCCTTTGTGGCAACGGCCATCAAGGCCGCGTCCAACTTCGAAACCTACAAGAACGAGATTCTGGACAAGGGGGAGTGA
- a CDS encoding 5-formyltetrahydrofolate cyclo-ligase, with product MQEPSKNLLRIALRTRRQNLPLSLVQEDSASIRDHLLSLERIRVACSVMLYLPARGEVDTWPLLDHFWARGSEILLPRCRDNSPGIMDVYAVTSREELGPGCFGLIEPRAQRALLVPAPQPEVIIVPALAFDRRGYRLGFGGGYYDRFLPTLGCAPLLVGPAYAFQVLESLPVEPWDRPVDMVVTPESTLHIPAEQ from the coding sequence ATGCAAGAGCCCAGCAAAAACCTTCTGCGGATTGCCCTGCGCACGCGTCGGCAAAATCTGCCCCTGAGTCTGGTGCAGGAAGACAGCGCCAGCATCCGGGACCACCTGTTGTCCCTGGAGCGCATCCGCGTCGCCTGCAGCGTCATGCTGTATCTGCCGGCCCGGGGCGAAGTCGACACGTGGCCGCTGCTGGACCATTTCTGGGCGCGCGGCAGCGAAATCCTGCTGCCGCGCTGCCGCGACAACAGCCCCGGCATCATGGACGTATACGCCGTGACCTCCCGCGAGGAACTGGGACCCGGCTGCTTCGGACTGATCGAACCGCGAGCGCAGCGCGCGCTGCTGGTCCCGGCCCCGCAGCCCGAAGTCATCATTGTTCCTGCCCTGGCCTTTGACCGGCGCGGATACCGCCTCGGTTTCGGAGGCGGCTATTATGACAGGTTTTTGCCCACCCTCGGCTGCGCCCCCCTGCTGGTCGGACCGGCCTACGCCTTCCAGGTTCTGGAAAGCCTTCCGGTCGAACCTTGGGACAGGCCCGTGGATATGGTCGTCACCCCGGAATCCACCCTGCACATCCCTGCGGAGCAGTAA
- a CDS encoding metallophosphoesterase, which translates to MANRFWIVFGDIHERITAVERIDKLALADGVFLSGDLTNLGSRESAGRIVSAVTKINPRVYAQIGNMDTPAVERVLTEQGINAHGRVVDLGDGVCLAAVGFSTPTPFGTPSEVDESQICQWTHDVLERAGAFAHVILMVHTPPRGDVVDKLPSGAHVGSPGVRALIEKYQPAIVVTGHIHEGVGEEKIGRSHVLNPGAFAQGGYVRIDETPSGLVAVLRSVV; encoded by the coding sequence ATGGCAAACCGCTTTTGGATAGTTTTTGGCGATATTCACGAACGCATCACAGCCGTGGAACGAATCGACAAGCTTGCTCTCGCCGACGGGGTTTTCCTGTCCGGCGACCTGACCAATCTGGGCTCGCGGGAGAGCGCGGGGCGCATCGTGTCCGCCGTGACCAAGATCAATCCGCGCGTCTACGCCCAGATCGGGAACATGGACACTCCGGCCGTCGAGCGGGTGCTCACCGAGCAGGGGATCAACGCGCACGGCCGGGTCGTGGACCTGGGCGATGGGGTCTGCCTGGCTGCCGTGGGCTTCTCCACTCCCACCCCGTTCGGCACCCCGTCCGAGGTCGACGAGAGTCAGATCTGCCAGTGGACCCATGACGTGCTGGAGCGGGCGGGAGCCTTCGCGCATGTCATCCTCATGGTCCACACCCCGCCCCGGGGGGACGTGGTCGACAAGCTGCCCTCGGGAGCCCATGTCGGCAGCCCTGGGGTGCGCGCGCTGATCGAGAAATACCAGCCCGCCATCGTCGTCACCGGCCACATTCATGAAGGGGTCGGAGAGGAAAAGATCGGGCGATCGCATGTGCTCAATCCCGGCGCTTTTGCCCAGGGCGGGTATGTGCGCATTGATGAAACCCCATCCGGCCTGGTGGCGGTTTTGCGGAGCGTGGTATGA
- a CDS encoding RtcB family protein — translation MSKNGYAIFMSMNSGKMKERLPFRLTALGIPERLLPVVRHCVRQMEEDGVRGKALRRLFGRLAQEPGAFADHPVLGDLAGMLGGESKHGVAGSVREVPWRVWGEGLDPKAVQQLRDGCSLPVAVSGALMPDAHVGYGLPIGGVLAVDNAVIPYGVGMDIACRMKMSVFAVTPDLVDSHGDDLARAIEQETCFGVGGQFSVRKDHAVMHEDWGFSPVTRRMQDTAWAQLGTSGAGNHFVEWGVLDLPLAIPGLAEGTYLALLSHSGSRGTGGEVAKHYSALAGRLHPELPRALGRLAWLGLDTDEGREYWAAMELMGRYSAANHALIHVAVAGHLGLVPLTSIENHHNFAWKETFDGRRVIVHRKGATPAGAGFFGIIPGTMVDPAFLVEGLGNPMSLNSAAHGAGRVMSRKEALKRFRKSDVEHVLREHGVRLLSGGLDEAPMAYKNIREVMAAQADLVRIRGTFWPRIVKMAK, via the coding sequence ATGTCAAAAAACGGATACGCCATTTTCATGTCCATGAACAGCGGGAAAATGAAAGAGAGACTGCCGTTTCGTCTGACGGCTTTAGGCATCCCCGAGCGCCTCCTGCCCGTGGTCCGTCATTGCGTGCGGCAAATGGAAGAGGATGGGGTGCGCGGTAAGGCGCTGCGCCGTCTTTTCGGCCGCTTGGCGCAAGAGCCGGGGGCGTTCGCCGATCATCCGGTTTTGGGCGACCTGGCCGGGATGCTTGGCGGCGAGTCGAAGCACGGCGTGGCCGGTTCCGTGCGGGAGGTTCCCTGGCGAGTCTGGGGCGAAGGGTTGGACCCCAAGGCGGTGCAGCAACTCCGTGACGGGTGCAGCCTGCCGGTGGCCGTGAGCGGGGCGCTCATGCCCGATGCCCATGTCGGTTACGGCCTGCCCATCGGCGGGGTCCTGGCCGTGGACAATGCGGTCATCCCTTACGGCGTGGGCATGGATATCGCCTGCCGCATGAAGATGAGCGTCTTTGCCGTGACCCCGGACTTGGTCGATTCTCATGGCGATGACCTGGCGCGGGCCATCGAGCAGGAGACCTGCTTTGGCGTGGGCGGACAGTTCTCGGTCCGCAAGGACCATGCCGTCATGCACGAGGACTGGGGTTTCTCACCGGTGACGCGGCGCATGCAGGACACGGCCTGGGCGCAGCTCGGCACCAGCGGGGCTGGGAACCATTTTGTCGAGTGGGGCGTGCTGGATCTGCCTCTGGCCATACCCGGTCTGGCCGAGGGGACGTATCTGGCCCTGTTGTCCCATAGTGGCAGTCGGGGCACGGGCGGGGAGGTGGCCAAGCACTATAGCGCGCTGGCCGGGAGACTGCACCCGGAATTGCCACGCGCTCTGGGGCGCCTGGCCTGGCTTGGGCTCGATACGGACGAGGGACGGGAGTACTGGGCGGCCATGGAACTCATGGGCCGCTACAGCGCCGCCAACCACGCCCTCATCCACGTTGCCGTGGCCGGGCATCTGGGCCTGGTCCCCCTCACAAGCATCGAGAACCACCATAATTTCGCCTGGAAAGAGACCTTTGACGGACGGCGGGTCATTGTGCACCGCAAGGGCGCGACACCTGCCGGCGCGGGATTTTTCGGGATCATACCGGGCACCATGGTTGATCCGGCCTTCCTGGTCGAGGGCCTTGGTAACCCGATGTCCCTGAACTCGGCGGCCCACGGCGCGGGACGGGTCATGAGCCGCAAGGAGGCCTTGAAGCGGTTTCGCAAGTCCGATGTGGAGCATGTCCTGCGTGAGCACGGTGTGCGCCTCCTGTCGGGAGGGCTTGACGAAGCGCCCATGGCCTACAAGAACATAAGGGAAGTCATGGCCGCGCAGGCCGATCTGGTGCGTATTCGTGGAACTTTTTGGCCGCGCATCGTAAAAATGGCGAAATAA
- the nadC gene encoding carboxylating nicotinate-nucleotide diphosphorylase: MFSLYFNDDRLALLHRLVDLALEEDGRDLTSEALFPPSSLLHASIVAKEETLVAGLPLIDIVFERMRCPKPCVTLLRSDADAVERGQEVARIQGSAPILLKAERVIMNFICHLSGVANATRRFVQAVEGTGVRVLDTRKTTPGQRYLEKYAVRMGGGHNHRANLEEMLMLKDNHIDQAGSITAAVEALRKAYEVCPPLEVECRTLEHVREAVSLAPQRIMLDNMPVETAAEALKLIPAHIDSEISGNVTLANIRALAALRPTFISTGAITHSATVADFSMRLTQSPRENT; encoded by the coding sequence ATGTTTTCTCTCTATTTCAATGACGACCGACTGGCCCTGTTGCACCGCCTCGTGGACCTCGCCCTGGAAGAAGACGGGCGCGATCTGACCTCCGAAGCCCTGTTCCCGCCCTCCTCGCTGCTGCATGCGTCCATCGTGGCCAAGGAAGAGACCCTTGTCGCGGGCCTGCCGCTCATCGACATCGTCTTTGAACGCATGCGCTGCCCCAAACCCTGCGTGACCCTGCTTCGCTCGGACGCGGATGCGGTCGAACGCGGCCAGGAGGTCGCCCGCATCCAAGGTTCGGCACCCATCTTGCTCAAGGCTGAACGGGTCATCATGAATTTCATCTGCCACCTCTCCGGCGTGGCCAACGCGACCAGACGCTTCGTGCAGGCGGTGGAAGGGACGGGGGTGCGGGTGCTCGATACCCGTAAAACCACGCCCGGCCAACGCTATCTGGAGAAATACGCGGTGCGCATGGGAGGAGGACACAACCACAGGGCCAACCTCGAAGAAATGCTCATGCTCAAAGACAATCACATCGACCAGGCAGGCTCCATCACCGCAGCCGTGGAGGCGCTCAGAAAAGCTTACGAGGTCTGCCCGCCCCTGGAAGTGGAATGCCGCACGCTTGAGCATGTGCGCGAGGCGGTGAGCCTCGCTCCCCAGCGCATCATGCTCGACAACATGCCGGTGGAGACCGCGGCCGAAGCCTTGAAGCTCATTCCCGCCCACATCGATTCGGAAATCAGCGGCAATGTCACGCTTGCGAACATCCGCGCCCTGGCCGCACTGCGTCCGACGTTCATCTCAACCGGCGCCATCACCCACTCCGCCACCGTCGCGGACTTCTCCATGCGCCTGACACAAAGCCCCCGGGAGAATACATGA
- a CDS encoding DsrE family protein: MAKFLFILGKDDNEAATRCFQFARIAHSKGHHVNLFFIDEGVLWADTTRDLGQKTVTGDCPGDYLPYLVQEEVKIGICTPCATNRKMDDARFFPNMQLDGAPHLIDLAAESRVFNF, translated from the coding sequence ATGGCCAAATTCCTGTTTATTCTCGGCAAGGACGACAACGAAGCGGCGACCCGCTGTTTCCAGTTCGCGCGCATCGCCCACTCCAAGGGACACCATGTGAACCTGTTCTTCATCGACGAAGGGGTGCTCTGGGCGGACACGACCAGGGATCTCGGACAAAAGACCGTGACCGGCGATTGTCCGGGGGACTATCTGCCCTATCTTGTCCAAGAAGAGGTCAAAATCGGGATCTGCACGCCCTGCGCCACGAACCGGAAGATGGATGATGCCCGCTTCTTCCCGAACATGCAGCTCGACGGCGCTCCGCACCTCATCGACCTGGCCGCCGAATCCAGGGTCTTCAATTTTTAG
- a CDS encoding polyphenol oxidase family protein → MSLKYLEFHFPGLENVRCAFTTRLGGHGAGAYAASNMSLEVGDDEQTARANRAELRNALGFQVWQELRQVHGQTMHMDLEDDFFDGVKLEGDGLCTSRPGHALIIKTADCQPILLADSSGRHVGALHCGWRGNVVNFPAAGVRDFCATYGLDPSDVLAVRGPSLGPGRSEFVNFETEWGPGFKSCFNPATRCMDLWNLTREQLRGAGIRACNIFSLDLCTASSPQFFSYRRDKVTGRQVGVIWMR, encoded by the coding sequence ATGTCTTTGAAGTACCTTGAGTTTCATTTCCCTGGCCTTGAGAACGTGCGCTGCGCCTTCACCACCCGCCTGGGCGGTCACGGCGCGGGCGCCTACGCCGCATCCAACATGTCGCTGGAGGTTGGAGACGATGAACAGACCGCGCGGGCCAACCGCGCGGAACTGCGCAACGCTCTGGGCTTTCAGGTCTGGCAGGAACTGAGGCAGGTGCACGGACAGACAATGCACATGGATCTGGAGGATGATTTTTTTGACGGAGTAAAACTGGAGGGGGATGGGCTGTGCACCAGTCGGCCGGGCCATGCCCTGATCATCAAGACTGCGGACTGTCAGCCCATTCTGCTGGCGGACAGCAGCGGACGGCATGTGGGCGCCCTGCACTGCGGATGGAGGGGAAACGTCGTCAACTTTCCCGCTGCCGGAGTGCGTGACTTCTGCGCGACCTACGGCCTTGATCCATCCGATGTTCTGGCCGTGCGCGGCCCGAGCCTTGGCCCGGGCAGGAGTGAATTCGTGAATTTCGAAACCGAATGGGGCCCAGGCTTCAAATCCTGCTTCAACCCGGCCACCCGCTGCATGGATCTCTGGAACCTGACCCGCGAGCAGCTTCGTGGCGCGGGCATCCGTGCCTGCAACATCTTTTCCCTGGACCTGTGCACGGCTTCATCCCCGCAGTTCTTTTCCTACCGCAGGGACAAGGTCACCGGCCGCCAGGTGGGCGTCATCTGGATGAGGTAG